The following are encoded together in the Bos javanicus breed banteng chromosome 4, ARS-OSU_banteng_1.0, whole genome shotgun sequence genome:
- the TMED4 gene encoding transmembrane emp24 domain-containing protein 4, giving the protein MASKASVSRYYRRHRMRLRLLHDFSHRYPPSRGLGNAEAACWQLTEPTAPPESGRDQPVSGRPACAHSPLGPVTWSKRRGRGGAGRSGRKAGVTAQARPAPGLSASSGSGAQVRACALGRGRALAGVWAGRRRAMGLPALLLLALCAASARGLYFHIGETEKRCFIEEIPDETMVIGNYRTQMWDKQKEVFLPSTPGLGMHVEVKDPEGKVVLSRQYGSEGRFTFTSHTPGDHQICLHSNSTRMALFAGGRLRVHLDIQVGEHTNNYPEIAAKDKLTELQLRARQLLDQVEQIQKEQDYQRYREERFRLISESTNQRVLWWSIAQTVILILTGIWQMRHLKSFFEAKKLV; this is encoded by the exons ATGGCTTCCAAAGCCTCGGTGAGCCGCTACTACAGGCGGCACCGAATGCGCCTGAGGCTCCTACACGATTTCTCACACCGGTATCCACCTAGTCGGGGTCTTGGGAACG CAGAAGCCGCTTGTTGGCAGTTGACGGAGCCCACTGCGCCTCCAGAGAGCGGGAGGGATCAGCCAGTCTCCGGGCGTCCTGCGTGTGCGCACTCTCCCCTCGGCCCTGTAACTTGGTCGAAAAgacgcgggcggggcggggcggggcggagcggACGCAAAGCGGGAGTCACCGCGCAAGCGCGTCCTGCGCCTGGTCTTTCTGCGTCGTCAGGGAGCGGGGCGCAGGTGCGCGCATGCGCACTGGGCAGAGGGCGCGCGTTGGCAGGTGTCTGGGCTGGGCGTCGGCGGGCAATGGGGTTGCCGGCGTTGCTGCTCCTTGCGCTGTGCGCCGCAAGCGCCCGGGGGCTTTATTTCCACATCGGCGAGACCGAAAAGCGCTGCTTCATCGAAGAAATCCCCGACGAGACCATGGTCATCG GGAACTACCGCACCCAAATGTGGGATAAGCAGAAGGAGGTCTTCCTGCCCTCGACCCCCGGCCTGGGCATGCACGTGGAGGTGAAGGACCCTGAAGGCAAG GTGGTGCTCTCCCGGCAGTACGGCTCAGAGGGCCGCTTCACCTTCACTTCCCACACTCCTGGTGACCATCAGATTTGCCTGCACTCCAACTCTACCAGGATGGCTCTCTTTGCTGGCGGCAGACTG CGTGTGCACCTAGACATCCAGGTTGGGGAGCATACCAACAACTACCCTGAGATTGCTGCCAAGGATAAGCTGACGGAGCTACAGCTCCGAGCCCGCCAGCTGCTTGATCAGGTGGAGCAGATCCAGAAGGAGCAGGATTACCAAAGG TATCGTGAAGAGCGCTTCCGTCTGATCAGTGAGAGCACCAACCAGAGGGTCCTGTGGTGGTCCATCGCTCAGACCGTCATCCTCATCCTCACTGGCATCTGGCAGATGCGTCACCTCAAGAGCTTCTTTGAGGCCAAGAAGCTGGTGTAA